The window TTATGTTATCGCACCTTCTCATTTACTCAACGCTACGCAATAAGAGACCTTATAAAAAAGCCATTCGATGTGAATGACTTCTTAACAAAACAATAAAAAACTAAATTATTTTCACCTTTTGCAAATGTAGTAAATTTAATTCTATAGATGAATCTGTAACCCTCAAAAATATTTCATAAAGTTTACGAGCAATTTGTATGACAAAGTAGCTTGTGTATTATTTAGTACGGGATATCAGAAATGTAACGTCTAATTTTGCACGAATCAACTATTGTAATAAGTTATTAATTTTACCACAAATTTAACTCCGAAAAAGGGATTTTCATAGTAGAGAAGACACTTTTTGTTACTTATTTTTTCCGATAATTCCATATAAAAATAATTTGTGTAATTCTTGTTGTTTTATTTCTATGTTTTCTGCCTCAATTCCAATGCTGTTAATAGCCTCCATAAAATCTAAAATTGTAGAAGTTGAGATTGAATTATCAATAATATTTTCTTGTTTTCCCAATTCTATATAGCTTCTATAAATATCTTTCTTTATTTTATTAATGTTCTCAACCAAGTATTTTAGCAATACTGTATCTTCCAATGCCGAATGTGAAAAATACTCATGTAAAGATTGGTTGATTTGATTAGAACAGATGGAAAGTGCTTTATATAATTTTTCCTTAAAATCTATTTCTTCAGAAAGTAATTTTTGTGCTATTTGCAAAGTATCTTGCATTACAATAGTCACACACTCTTGCACTAATGCCTCTTTATTTCCAAAGTAATTATAGATGGAGACTTGTGAAACATTAGCCAATGTAGCAATATCTTTTATACTAACTGCGGTAAATCCTTTATTGCTGAATAATTCTAGTGAAGCTTCAATTATAGCAGATTTCTTTTTTTGGGATCTGATTTCATACTTATTCATTTTTACCTCCAAATTCCCATGTTATTGGAAAAAACATCAAAACGAAATTAATATCTTTCTCAATTATATCTTAAAAAACTCTCATTAAAGTGAAATAAATTTTTATAGTTTTGTATAGTGTTGATTTTATACATCAAGGGGAGTTTTTTCGGATTGACTTTAGTGAGGAATGGAAAGTTTTGAAATAAAATGTTTATGATTTCAAAATAAATTGACATCTTTTACAAGTCGTTATACAATAGTTTTGAAATACAGTCTAATAAATTTCAAAACATTGGTGAGTAAGGGGGAAAGAATTATTGGCACGAAAAACATAAAAAATGTTGATTTCAGCGATAACAAATCTGAAAGTCGTATTTTACAGTATTTTATTCGACAATGTCATAAACCGTCAGGCTTTATTGGAACAATAATGACAAACATTTGGAATAATAGCTTTAAGGTAATGACAGATTGGGGATTTCAAAATATCGATTTTCAGCAAACTGATTATGTATTGGATGTTGGATGTGGTGGCGGAGAAACACTAAATAAATTAGCTAATAACATAAAAAAGGGAAAAATATATGGTGTAGATATCTCTGATACTTCCGTAAAAACCTCTTTGTCTAAAAATTATTCATTTGTAAAAAATGACCAGTTGAAGGTCATACAATCAGATGTATCAGAACTTCCTTTTGAGAGTAACTATTTTGATAAAGTATCTGCTATTCAAACTCATATGTACTGGGCTGAATTAGAAAAAGGATTAAAAGAAATCAAACGAGTATTAAAAAACGGAGGGACTTTTATTATGATTTGTGAAATGGATAAAATTGAATATCATATGAGGAAATATAAATCTAGCAAAGATATGATGAATTTGTTAAAAATGGTTGGATATGACTCTGTTGAAATATACAAAAATGGAAACTGGATAAAGTTTATCTGTCAAAAGGACTTGTTGGGATGAAAGGAAAAAAGAAAATTTTAATTGTTACCCTGGGAATAACGATAGTTTTGGGAATTGTTTTGTATAAACCTACATTGAATTATTTAATTGGGCAGGTTTCACATCCAAAGGGAGCTATTGGATATGTATTGACAAAAATTTGGAACAAAACCTTTGTTAATATGACTGAATGGGGATTAGATAGTATTGAAATTGCAGAAGATGATCACATTTTAGATGTTGGATGTGGCGGTGGTGAAACAGTTCATAAATTAGCAAATGAAACGCCACTAGGAAAAGTATATGGAATAGATATTTCAGCCGAAGCAGTTAAATCCTCTATAGAAAGAAATGAAGAATGGGTAGAGCAAGGTCGTGTTGAAATATTAGAAGCAGATGTAGCTTTATTACCATTTGAAGATAATACCTTGGATAAAATAACAGCAGTTCAAACTCATATTTATTGGGGTGATATTGAAAAAGGATTTAGTGAAATACATAGGATTTTAAAGTCGGGTGGTGTATTTCTAGTAATTTGCGAAAAAGATAAAATTGAATATCACATGGATAAATTTAAGAAAAATGATGAAATAAAAGAATTGCTAAAATCTGTAGGATTTAGCAGTGTCGAAGTTCACGAAGATGGAAATTGGGTAAAATTTGTTGGTCAAAAATAAACAACGAAATCTAAGGTTATTTCACATTAACATTTGAAATGTGAATCGCGAATCGCGAACAATGGTAACAGTGTAATCATAAATGTCGAAATGGATTATGGGCCATATACAAATGAAGCAATCGATACGATCTCAGAGATTCGAGAAACAATAAAATTCACACTGAATAATACGGACTTACATGATGCAACGGCGTTGGTTGGTGGCGTTACCGCAGGAATTAAGGATTTATTGGATACACAACGTAACGACTTCATATTCATTATCATTATCGTAATTGGAGCAATTTATATAATCCTAGCTTTATTGATGAGAAGCCTGGTATCTCCAATTTATATGGTTGGGACTATTGTGCTGAGTTTTGCGACTACTATGGGTATAACTTATGCAATCTTTAAGTATGCATTTGGTTATGAAGGTCTGGTATCAACCGTTCCTATTTATGGATTTGTAATTTTGATTGCATTGGGAGTAGATTACAACATCTTCCTTATGTCTAGAATCCGCTATGAGTTTGAGTCAGGTAAAACAACAAAAGAAGCCATCCGCGATGGGTTGTCTGTAACGGGGTCTATCATTACATCATGCGGTATTATTATGGCGGGAACTTTCGCAGCATTTTTAGTATCTCCGATGAAGACGTTTCTTGAGTTAGGTGTGGCTATCGTTGTAGGTTTAATCTTGGATACCTTTATCATTCGTACATTACTAGTTCCGTCCATTGCGATAAAGGTTGGAGAATTAAACTGGTGGCCCAAACGTAAAATACGTGTCACAAGTGAGTCAAGAACAAAACAAAAATAACGAAGGAGAAAATGTATGGATTCTTTAATATTTAAAAGTAAGTCTTTCATTATCCTTATCCTTGCGAAGTTCATTTCCTCAGTTGGGACATTTGTTCAAAGCATGGCCTTTGCATTGTATGTGATTGACAAAACAGAATCAAGTCTTCAATTTGCATCAATACTTATGGCTGCCTTGATTCCAAGAGTGTTACTTAGCCCATTTTGTGGTGTGGTTGTTGATTGGTTGAACAGAAAACGACTTTTGGTTACTCTGGACTTCATAAGTGGTAGTTTACTCATTATAATCGCCTTAGTAATTGGAAGTGGCGAGATTAGTATGCCTATAATTTATGGTATAGCGATTGCGCTAGGGATTATGTCATCTTTTGATGAACCAATGGTGATGACGATTATTCCATCAATTTTCAAGGAAGAGAAAGATGTCTCTGCTGCAAATGCAGTGAATATGATTGTACTCGCATTAGGTAATATGATTGGTCCAATTTTAGGTGTACTAATCTATACTAACTTTGGTATTGGTACTGTGTTGTTAGTGAATGGAACAAGCTTCCTATTTGCAGCACTTATCCAAATGTTTATGCAAATTCCAACCGATAATGTATCTGATGAGAAGCGCACATTAAAGAAATTCCGTGTAGATTTTACTGAGGGCATACGATATCTTTGGCAAGACAAAAGAATGAAAATTATTCTTTTGTGCATCATTATACAAAATTGTTTCTTTAATGGGGCTACTCAAGTAGGGATTCCTTTTATATCTAGAGTTGATTTAAAAGTTTCAAACACGCAATTTGCCTTAATTGAGATTGTTGTCATTCTCGGTGTCATTTTCGGTGCATCCTTATCTGGGCTAATCAAGAAAAAATTGACCACTGACCAGTTGTTTGTCAGAATGATTAATATCATTGGTCTCGCTTTCTTGTGCATAGGCATTGTGGTATTTGGAATAATTAATAACTTGCAAGTTAGTTTCTATTTGATATTAGCACTTTACTTAGTGCTGGGTATTACATCTATTAATGTATCAATTGCGTTCCAAACGGAGTTACAGAAAGAAGTGGATAATAAGTTTTTAGGGCGAATTTCTTCTATTGTCATTGCCTTAATCATGGCTTCGGTGCCGATTGGTCAGGGTATATATGGATGGATGTTTGAAGTACTTCCATCTGAAGTTCCTTTTATTATTTCAGCCGTAGTAATTCTTGCAATTGCATTCTCTTATCGTCAAGTAATGAAGAAACAAGCATATGAATCAAATGATAAATCTAAAGAGTTAAATTTTAATGAACAAGGTAAATAGATTTAACTTAGCAAAAAGGCTTTGACTGCCAAATAAAGTGCAGATTGTTAAATGTTTAATAGTAATTGTAAAGGTTTGATGACTCTATTTTGATATAATTGGGTTATCAGACCTTTCAGTACTTAATTTAAATAATAATAGGATCGATTGACATTAAAAGAGCTATTTAAATAATTGCCTGTGGTCAAATGTGTCTATATACAGTATGATAATTACTATTAATTCAAGGTTTTAAAAGCAAAAAAATAAGTGACAGCTATTTGTCTAAAGGAATGGTTTGAACTTGAGTATATCCATGAAAGATGAAATTTTAAAAAGATTATTAGCGGCAAACGGTGAGGCGGTTTCGGGTCAGGAGTTAGCGGATTCGCTAGGAGTATCGCGTACAGCTATTTGGAAGCATATGCAGACATTACAGGAGGAAGGCTATATCTTTGAAACGGTAAAGAAAAAGGGCTA of the Lysinibacillus fusiformis genome contains:
- a CDS encoding TetR/AcrR family transcriptional regulator translates to MNKYEIRSQKKKSAIIEASLELFSNKGFTAVSIKDIATLANVSQVSIYNYFGNKEALVQECVTIVMQDTLQIAQKLLSEEIDFKEKLYKALSICSNQINQSLHEYFSHSALEDTVLLKYLVENINKIKKDIYRSYIELGKQENIIDNSISTSTILDFMEAINSIGIEAENIEIKQQELHKLFLYGIIGKNK
- a CDS encoding class I SAM-dependent methyltransferase; this translates as MSKGERIIGTKNIKNVDFSDNKSESRILQYFIRQCHKPSGFIGTIMTNIWNNSFKVMTDWGFQNIDFQQTDYVLDVGCGGGETLNKLANNIKKGKIYGVDISDTSVKTSLSKNYSFVKNDQLKVIQSDVSELPFESNYFDKVSAIQTHMYWAELEKGLKEIKRVLKNGGTFIMICEMDKIEYHMRKYKSSKDMMNLLKMVGYDSVEIYKNGNWIKFICQKDLLG
- a CDS encoding class I SAM-dependent methyltransferase; this encodes MKGKKKILIVTLGITIVLGIVLYKPTLNYLIGQVSHPKGAIGYVLTKIWNKTFVNMTEWGLDSIEIAEDDHILDVGCGGGETVHKLANETPLGKVYGIDISAEAVKSSIERNEEWVEQGRVEILEADVALLPFEDNTLDKITAVQTHIYWGDIEKGFSEIHRILKSGGVFLVICEKDKIEYHMDKFKKNDEIKELLKSVGFSSVEVHEDGNWVKFVGQK
- a CDS encoding MMPL family transporter; the protein is MKCESRIANNGNSVIINVEMDYGPYTNEAIDTISEIRETIKFTLNNTDLHDATALVGGVTAGIKDLLDTQRNDFIFIIIIVIGAIYIILALLMRSLVSPIYMVGTIVLSFATTMGITYAIFKYAFGYEGLVSTVPIYGFVILIALGVDYNIFLMSRIRYEFESGKTTKEAIRDGLSVTGSIITSCGIIMAGTFAAFLVSPMKTFLELGVAIVVGLILDTFIIRTLLVPSIAIKVGELNWWPKRKIRVTSESRTKQK
- a CDS encoding MFS transporter, with the protein product MDSLIFKSKSFIILILAKFISSVGTFVQSMAFALYVIDKTESSLQFASILMAALIPRVLLSPFCGVVVDWLNRKRLLVTLDFISGSLLIIIALVIGSGEISMPIIYGIAIALGIMSSFDEPMVMTIIPSIFKEEKDVSAANAVNMIVLALGNMIGPILGVLIYTNFGIGTVLLVNGTSFLFAALIQMFMQIPTDNVSDEKRTLKKFRVDFTEGIRYLWQDKRMKIILLCIIIQNCFFNGATQVGIPFISRVDLKVSNTQFALIEIVVILGVIFGASLSGLIKKKLTTDQLFVRMINIIGLAFLCIGIVVFGIINNLQVSFYLILALYLVLGITSINVSIAFQTELQKEVDNKFLGRISSIVIALIMASVPIGQGIYGWMFEVLPSEVPFIISAVVILAIAFSYRQVMKKQAYESNDKSKELNFNEQGK